One genomic window of Anaerolineales bacterium includes the following:
- a CDS encoding DNA translocase FtsK yields MKNSPPGRSPARLPKGWERIAQLLVLVRPYAEDVAVVLLGLSALLCLIALLGLAHGSLIDALGGLLRRWLGWGAAFLPLALLWTTAKLLLARLGRDRPVSWTRVIAVELAVLAGLGLASLAAAPTLAESESGRGGGLIGWGIHYLLGQIMSPIWEGILLAALIAVLAGYGLDLSLETILRPAGTGAAGKVTRGRPSPPAAVPPEAGAVGEASVKKTASAAPAPPAKIELPAKQAARLPDAFRKNLKPGPALIEKQAPARIKRERGLPSIGIFEGGELTAPSIREINQIAGTIEKTLAEFGVPARVISFRTGPTVTQYGVEPGFVEKAGSDGELRRAKVRVSQISSLTDDLALALAAPTLRIEAPVPGQSYVGIEVPHRRTSLVRLRMVMESAAFQKVKSPLAVALGLDVAGAPHCADLAGMPHLLIGGTTGSGKSVCITALTACLVANNPPERLRLVLIDPKMVELVRFNGLPHILGRVETELERIVTVLRWCTREMDRRYKLLEELRARHIDDYNRKAAARGEGEPLPRLVVLLDEMADLMMTAPDETERHLIRLAQMARAVGIHLVVATQRPSTDVVTGLIKANFPARIAFAVPSSIESRVILDTPGAESLLGRGDMLYLSPEAGAPVRLQGCFVTDREITRLIDFWKEQYPEEEPGAPQAEPKREAKASAKAAEPAPAAASLQAPWEDMVREPADADEGAEEEEIDQAAQIIRQYGRASASLLQRKMRLGYPKAARLMDELQKRGIIGRQQTGGKTREVLRRGEGADDGENGEDE; encoded by the coding sequence ATGAAAAATTCCCCTCCCGGACGCTCCCCTGCCCGGCTTCCCAAGGGCTGGGAGCGGATCGCCCAGCTGCTGGTGCTGGTCCGCCCGTACGCGGAGGACGTGGCGGTCGTCCTGTTGGGATTGTCCGCCCTGTTATGCCTGATCGCCCTGTTGGGCTTGGCGCACGGCAGTCTGATCGACGCCCTGGGAGGGTTGTTGCGGCGGTGGCTGGGCTGGGGGGCGGCGTTTCTTCCGCTCGCCCTGCTGTGGACCACTGCGAAACTGCTCCTTGCCCGGCTCGGTAGGGATCGACCGGTATCCTGGACGCGCGTGATCGCGGTGGAATTGGCGGTTCTCGCCGGCCTGGGATTGGCGTCGCTGGCCGCCGCACCGACGCTGGCGGAATCCGAATCCGGACGCGGAGGGGGGTTGATCGGCTGGGGGATTCATTATCTCCTCGGACAAATCATGAGTCCGATCTGGGAGGGAATCCTGCTTGCCGCGCTGATCGCGGTTCTGGCGGGATACGGGCTCGACCTATCCCTGGAGACAATCCTCCGCCCGGCGGGAACGGGCGCGGCCGGAAAGGTTACGCGCGGCCGCCCCTCGCCTCCGGCGGCGGTTCCCCCCGAGGCGGGAGCCGTCGGAGAGGCTTCCGTGAAAAAGACGGCGTCGGCGGCCCCGGCGCCGCCGGCGAAAATCGAATTGCCGGCTAAGCAGGCCGCGCGCCTGCCGGACGCTTTCCGCAAGAACCTCAAACCCGGGCCGGCGCTGATCGAAAAGCAGGCGCCGGCGAGGATCAAGCGCGAGCGGGGCCTGCCGTCGATCGGGATCTTCGAAGGCGGAGAACTGACCGCCCCGTCGATCCGCGAGATCAACCAGATCGCCGGGACGATCGAGAAGACCCTCGCGGAATTCGGCGTCCCGGCGCGGGTGATTTCGTTCCGCACCGGCCCGACCGTCACCCAATACGGCGTGGAGCCGGGCTTCGTGGAAAAAGCCGGCTCCGACGGCGAACTGCGGCGCGCGAAAGTGCGCGTTTCGCAGATCTCCTCGCTCACCGACGATTTGGCGCTGGCGCTGGCCGCGCCCACCCTGCGGATCGAGGCGCCCGTGCCCGGCCAATCCTACGTCGGGATCGAAGTCCCCCACCGGCGGACGTCGCTCGTCCGCCTGCGGATGGTGATGGAATCGGCCGCCTTTCAGAAGGTCAAATCTCCGCTGGCGGTGGCGCTCGGCTTGGACGTGGCCGGCGCGCCGCATTGCGCTGACCTGGCCGGCATGCCGCACCTGCTGATCGGCGGGACGACCGGCTCGGGGAAATCGGTGTGCATCACCGCGCTCACCGCCTGCCTGGTGGCCAACAATCCGCCCGAGCGGCTGCGGCTGGTGCTGATCGATCCGAAGATGGTCGAGCTGGTGCGCTTCAACGGCCTGCCGCACATCCTCGGGCGGGTGGAAACCGAACTCGAGCGGATCGTGACCGTCCTGCGCTGGTGCACGCGCGAGATGGACCGGCGCTACAAGCTGCTCGAGGAACTCCGCGCGCGGCACATCGACGATTACAACCGCAAGGCGGCCGCGCGCGGGGAGGGCGAACCCCTCCCGCGGCTGGTCGTCCTGCTCGACGAGATGGCCGACCTGATGATGACCGCGCCGGACGAGACCGAGCGCCATCTGATCCGCCTGGCGCAGATGGCCCGGGCGGTCGGGATCCACCTGGTGGTGGCCACCCAGCGCCCAAGCACCGACGTAGTGACCGGATTGATCAAGGCCAACTTCCCGGCGCGGATTGCCTTCGCGGTTCCGTCCTCGATCGAGAGCCGGGTGATCCTCGACACCCCCGGCGCCGAATCCCTGCTCGGGCGGGGCGATATGCTGTACCTTTCGCCGGAGGCCGGCGCGCCGGTCCGCCTGCAGGGTTGTTTCGTCACCGACCGCGAAATCACACGGTTGATCGATTTCTGGAAGGAACAATATCCGGAGGAGGAACCCGGCGCCCCGCAGGCCGAACCCAAACGGGAGGCAAAAGCCTCCGCGAAGGCGGCCGAACCCGCTCCCGCCGCCGCTTCCCTGCAGGCGCCCTGGGAGGATATGGTCCGGGAGCCGGCGGACGCTGACGAAGGCGCGGAGGAAGAGGAGATCGACCAGGCGGCTCAAATCATCCGGCAGTACGGCAGGGCAAGCGCCTCGCTGCTGCAGCGCAAGATGCGCCTGGGCTACCCGAAGGCGGCCCGGCTGATGGATGAACTCCAAAAGCGGGGGATCATCGGACGACAGCAAACGGGCGGTAAGACCCGCGAGGTCCTGCGGCGCGGGGAAGGCGCGGACGACGGGGAAAACGGCGAGGACGAGTAA
- a CDS encoding MBL fold metallo-hydrolase, which produces MTKKIPATPHRKGEIVRLTVGPLQTNCYLAADIASGKAAVIDPGDETWRIEHSLAMHEWTLVWVLVTHGHFDHMAACGELAEKARCPIALHPADLPLWWIHGGAELFGLKIPDQPKPQHALKAGEKIPLGGLAFEVIPLPGHSPGGVGFYERQRGWLFSGDTLFAGGGVGRSDLLGGNEAELMESVRRILALPESVEILPGHGETTTVGGERKIWRELLEGKKRPSAGNRSI; this is translated from the coding sequence ATGACCAAGAAAATCCCTGCGACGCCGCACCGAAAGGGGGAAATCGTCCGCCTGACCGTCGGCCCGCTGCAGACCAACTGCTATCTGGCGGCGGACATCGCCAGCGGAAAGGCGGCCGTCATCGATCCGGGCGACGAAACCTGGCGCATCGAGCATTCGCTGGCGATGCACGAATGGACGCTGGTCTGGGTGCTGGTCACGCACGGCCACTTCGACCACATGGCCGCCTGCGGGGAGCTGGCGGAGAAGGCCCGCTGTCCGATCGCCCTGCATCCGGCGGATCTCCCGCTGTGGTGGATTCACGGCGGCGCGGAGCTCTTCGGATTAAAAATCCCCGATCAGCCGAAGCCCCAGCACGCACTCAAAGCGGGGGAAAAAATCCCCCTCGGCGGCCTCGCCTTTGAAGTGATTCCCCTGCCGGGCCACTCGCCGGGCGGCGTCGGTTTTTACGAGCGTCAGCGCGGCTGGTTGTTCTCCGGCGACACGCTTTTCGCCGGCGGCGGAGTCGGCCGGTCGGACCTCTTGGGGGGCAACGAGGCGGAGCTGATGGAGAGCGTGCGCCGAATCCTGGCCCTGCCGGAAAGCGTCGAAATCCTCCCCGGCCACGGCGAAACGACGACGGTGGGCGGGGAACGCAAAATCTGGCGGGAACTTTTGGAAGGAAAAAAGAGGCCGTCGGCGGGGAACAGATCAATTTAA
- the queA gene encoding tRNA preQ1(34) S-adenosylmethionine ribosyltransferase-isomerase QueA produces the protein MRLNDFEYSLPPEYIAQSPLEPRDSSRLMVLDRAAGGLRHTVFRNIGEFLSQDDLLVFNDTRVIPARLAAVKEKSGGKVEVLLLRRLEAQVWEALVGGKHVRVGTRVSLTGGAGLTGLPRPIRSEDALSAEVVRDLGGSRRILRFSQPITPRLSRIGSTPLPPYIHETLRDPERYQTVFARDPGSAAAPTAGLHFTPELLVRLRDGGVRTAFVTLHVGLDTFLPIAEPDVESHEIHAEWIRVPEETAAAVRETRARGRRVVAVGTTSVRALESSAAAGGGAAAYEGDTRLYITPGYEFRAVDSMITNFHLPHSTLLVMVSAFAGRERILAAYEEAKREGYRFYSFGDAMLIV, from the coding sequence ATGCGCCTCAACGACTTCGAATACTCGCTTCCGCCCGAATACATCGCCCAATCCCCGCTCGAGCCGCGCGATTCCTCGCGGCTGATGGTGCTGGACCGCGCGGCGGGCGGGCTGAGGCACACCGTCTTCCGCAACATTGGCGAATTCCTCTCGCAGGACGACCTGCTGGTGTTCAACGATACGCGGGTCATCCCGGCCCGGCTGGCCGCCGTGAAGGAAAAAAGCGGCGGCAAGGTGGAGGTCCTCCTTCTGCGCCGGCTCGAAGCGCAGGTTTGGGAGGCGCTGGTCGGCGGCAAACACGTCCGGGTTGGGACGCGGGTGTCCCTGACCGGCGGCGCAGGCCTGACCGGTCTTCCGAGACCGATCAGGTCTGAGGATGCGCTTTCGGCCGAAGTCGTCCGCGATCTCGGCGGATCGCGGAGGATTCTGCGCTTTTCCCAGCCGATCACCCCGCGCCTTTCGCGGATCGGCTCGACCCCCCTGCCGCCCTACATCCACGAAACCCTGCGCGATCCGGAACGCTACCAAACCGTGTTCGCCCGGGATCCGGGATCGGCGGCGGCGCCCACCGCCGGGCTGCACTTCACGCCGGAGCTGCTCGTTCGGCTGCGGGACGGCGGCGTGCGGACCGCCTTCGTCACCCTGCACGTCGGATTGGACACCTTCCTGCCGATCGCCGAGCCGGACGTGGAATCGCACGAGATCCACGCCGAGTGGATCCGCGTGCCGGAGGAGACGGCCGCCGCCGTGCGCGAAACCCGCGCCCGCGGGCGGCGGGTGGTCGCCGTCGGCACCACCTCCGTGCGCGCGCTGGAAAGTTCGGCCGCCGCCGGGGGCGGGGCGGCCGCCTACGAGGGTGATACCCGCCTGTACATCACGCCCGGCTACGAATTCCGCGCGGTGGATTCGATGATCACCAACTTCCACCTTCCCCATTCGACCCTGCTGGTGATGGTCAGCGCGTTCGCCGGCCGCGAGCGAATCCTCGCCGCCTACGAGGAAGCCAAGCGTGAGGGCTACCGCTTTTATTCCTTCGGAGATGCGATGTTGATCGTGTAA
- a CDS encoding ABC transporter ATP-binding protein, which translates to MIEADGLTKRYERITAVDRLRLRIGRGEILALLGPNGAGKTTTTRMLAGILRPDSGGARVGGFDVLAQTESVRAAVGVLTEQHGLYNRMRCGEYLDFFGALYGLSPRERKERAGRLLRDLRLDVDSDAWLAEFSKGMRQRLALVRALLHSPRILLLDEPTSALDPESARVVRDLLRSMRADGCAILVCTHNLSEAEELADRIAIIRRGRLIAEGTAGELRARMLGPAVFELRLAEANDDLEPAFEGLAGVVSREPGRIRFRAADPRRSNPEILRRAAERGAMVMELREITPSLESVYLQAVAEDERPEPAGEAR; encoded by the coding sequence ATGATCGAAGCCGACGGGTTGACCAAACGCTACGAACGGATAACCGCGGTGGACCGCCTGAGGCTGAGGATCGGGCGGGGGGAAATTCTCGCCCTGCTCGGGCCCAACGGCGCGGGAAAAACCACCACCACCCGGATGCTGGCGGGGATCCTCCGGCCGGATTCGGGAGGCGCCCGCGTCGGCGGATTCGACGTCCTCGCCCAAACCGAGTCCGTCCGGGCGGCGGTGGGCGTGCTGACCGAACAGCACGGCCTCTACAACCGGATGCGCTGCGGGGAATACCTGGATTTTTTCGGCGCGCTCTACGGCCTTTCACCCCGCGAACGGAAGGAGCGCGCCGGCCGCTTGCTGAGGGACCTGCGCCTGGACGTGGATTCGGACGCCTGGCTGGCCGAGTTTTCCAAGGGGATGCGCCAACGGCTGGCGCTGGTGCGGGCCCTCCTGCATTCCCCGCGGATCCTCCTGCTCGACGAACCCACTTCAGCGCTGGATCCGGAATCCGCGCGCGTGGTCCGCGATCTTTTGCGGTCGATGCGCGCAGACGGGTGCGCCATCCTGGTGTGCACCCACAATCTTTCGGAAGCGGAGGAGCTTGCGGATCGGATCGCCATCATCCGCCGCGGGCGCCTGATCGCCGAAGGGACGGCCGGCGAACTGCGGGCCCGGATGCTGGGTCCGGCCGTGTTCGAGCTGCGCCTGGCGGAGGCAAACGACGACCTGGAGCCCGCCTTCGAGGGGCTGGCGGGGGTGGTGAGCCGCGAACCCGGTCGGATCCGGTTCCGCGCGGCGGATCCGCGCCGGTCCAATCCGGAGATTCTCCGCCGGGCGGCGGAGCGGGGTGCGATGGTGATGGAGCTGCGCGAGATCACCCCGTCGCTCGAATCGGTCTACCTGCAGGCGGTGGCCGAGGACGAGCGGCCGGAGCCGGCCGGGGAGGCCCGATGA
- a CDS encoding PLDc_N domain-containing protein, with protein METLQQYLPLIIPLVVIQLILMAAALLDLRRREKTRGPKWLWAVIIIFGEMVGPIVYFAAGRVEE; from the coding sequence ATGGAAACCCTGCAACAATACCTGCCGCTGATCATCCCCCTGGTCGTCATCCAATTGATCCTGATGGCGGCGGCGCTGCTCGACCTGCGGCGGCGGGAAAAAACGCGCGGCCCCAAGTGGCTGTGGGCGGTGATCATCATTTTCGGCGAGATGGTCGGACCGATCGTTTATTTCGCCGCCGGACGGGTGGAAGAATAA
- the lgt gene encoding prolipoprotein diacylglyceryl transferase, with product MSFDELGIRFGVVYVRYYGIILMSAALLIAWVGEVLARRKGYDPEIVWDMFLWVVVGAVVGARIWHILTPQQSMVDMGMDTVYYLTHPFDALNLTKGGLGFPGGVIGGAIAMIIYVRRNNLSFLVWGDIAVPGVAIGHAFGRLGNWINHEVYGRPTDLPWSVYIPPEYRITEYANEDRYHPLFLYEMLLNIVNFAILILLGQKYSAKLKDGDLILVYLLNYGLIRFFLEYVRLDYSPLAGTSLNVNQITMAVTAVGAVAILIWRHGLGDWIRARRTAKEPTTI from the coding sequence ATGAGTTTTGACGAGTTGGGCATTCGCTTCGGGGTCGTGTACGTCCGCTATTACGGAATCATCCTCATGTCGGCGGCGCTGCTGATCGCCTGGGTGGGCGAGGTGCTCGCCCGCCGCAAGGGATACGATCCGGAAATCGTCTGGGACATGTTCCTGTGGGTCGTGGTGGGCGCGGTGGTCGGCGCGCGGATCTGGCACATCCTCACCCCGCAGCAGAGCATGGTCGACATGGGCATGGACACCGTCTACTACCTGACCCATCCCTTCGACGCCCTCAACCTGACCAAGGGCGGCCTCGGCTTTCCGGGGGGTGTCATCGGCGGTGCGATCGCCATGATCATTTACGTCCGCCGCAACAACCTTTCGTTCCTGGTGTGGGGCGACATCGCCGTTCCGGGAGTTGCCATCGGCCACGCCTTCGGCCGGCTGGGAAACTGGATCAACCACGAAGTCTACGGGAGGCCGACCGATCTCCCATGGTCGGTCTACATCCCGCCGGAATACCGCATTACCGAGTACGCGAACGAGGACCGCTACCATCCCCTGTTCCTGTACGAGATGCTCTTGAACATCGTCAACTTCGCCATCCTGATCCTCTTGGGCCAGAAGTATTCCGCCAAGCTGAAGGACGGCGACCTGATCCTGGTCTACCTGCTCAACTACGGGCTGATCCGCTTCTTCTTGGAATACGTCCGGCTGGATTATTCCCCGCTGGCGGGAACCAGCCTCAACGTCAACCAGATCACGATGGCGGTGACGGCGGTGGGGGCGGTCGCCATCCTGATTTGGCGGCACGGACTCGGGGATTGGATCCGGGCCCGCCGCACGGCGAAGGAGCCCACCACGATCTAG
- the ruvB gene encoding Holliday junction branch migration DNA helicase RuvB — MEKERLVSSNLRGEEAFDPALRPTTLAEVIGQSRIKENLEVQIGAARERGEPLDHTLFYGPPGLGKTTFAHVLAREMSVSIKVTSGPAIERAGDLAAILTNLQQGDILFIDEVHRLGRAIEEVLYPAMEDFSLDIVIGKGPSARSIRLHMPPFTVVGATTRLAMVSSPLRARFGAVYRVDFYDPDSIAEIVRRGAFLLGVQIDEGGVREIARRARGTPRVALRLLRRVRDYAQVRAGGAVDLGVARSGMDLLNVDSLGLDEIDLRVLRTIIEKYGGGPVGLATIAASISEEPETIMDVYEPYLLQLGFLDRTPQGRTATRLAYEHLGLEFRRPEQPSLFSGDGGDPPK; from the coding sequence ATGGAAAAGGAACGCCTGGTTTCCTCCAATCTGCGCGGCGAGGAAGCCTTTGATCCGGCCTTGCGCCCGACGACTCTGGCCGAAGTGATCGGCCAATCGCGGATCAAGGAAAACCTGGAAGTCCAGATCGGCGCCGCGCGCGAGCGGGGCGAGCCGCTGGACCACACGCTGTTCTACGGCCCGCCCGGCTTGGGCAAGACCACCTTCGCCCACGTCCTGGCGCGCGAGATGAGCGTCTCGATCAAAGTCACCTCCGGTCCGGCCATCGAGCGGGCGGGGGATCTGGCCGCGATCTTAACCAACCTTCAGCAGGGCGACATCCTTTTCATCGACGAGGTCCACCGTCTCGGCCGCGCCATCGAAGAAGTGCTTTACCCGGCGATGGAGGATTTCTCCCTCGACATCGTCATCGGCAAGGGGCCCAGCGCGCGCTCGATCCGCCTGCACATGCCGCCCTTCACCGTCGTCGGCGCCACCACCCGCCTGGCGATGGTCAGCTCGCCCCTGCGGGCGCGGTTCGGGGCCGTCTACCGGGTGGATTTTTACGACCCCGATTCGATCGCCGAGATCGTCCGCCGCGGCGCCTTTCTGCTCGGGGTGCAGATCGACGAGGGCGGGGTGCGCGAGATCGCCCGCCGGGCGCGCGGCACGCCGCGCGTGGCGCTGCGCCTCCTGCGGCGCGTGCGCGACTACGCCCAAGTGCGGGCCGGCGGCGCCGTCGACCTGGGGGTGGCGCGTTCCGGAATGGACTTGCTCAACGTCGATTCGCTCGGCTTGGATGAGATCGACCTGCGGGTTTTGCGGACGATCATCGAAAAATACGGCGGCGGGCCGGTCGGGCTGGCCACCATCGCCGCCTCGATCAGCGAGGAGCCGGAGACGATCATGGACGTCTACGAGCCGTACCTGCTTCAGCTCGGCTTCCTCGACCGCACCCCGCAGGGGCGCACGGCCACCCGCCTGGCGTACGAACACCTCGGGCTGGAATTCCGTCGGCCGGAACAACCCAGCCTGTTTTCCGGGGACGGCGGCGATCCGCCGAAATGA
- a CDS encoding purine-nucleoside phosphorylase yields MAGRIPRHPSVKPSIAPSEIRKAADVVRRRIRIQPEVGIILGSGSGAAADAVSSPRTVPYDRIPYWPLSTVQGHAGRLVAGTLGGKRVAVMQGRVHFFEGYPAEWTAFPVRVLRRLGASILIAVNAAGGVNPEFQPGDLMLITDHLNLLGFGGANPLRGPNDERLGPRFLDMSRAYDPGLQQAAWRAAAENGLFLRHGVYAGLAGPSYETPAELRFLRMIGADAVGMSTVSEVVAARHGGLRVLGISVIGNRANLDGSHPAEHEEVLTATSRAVPRLIRLLESVLRVAD; encoded by the coding sequence ATGGCAGGACGCATTCCACGCCACCCATCCGTCAAACCTTCCATCGCTCCTTCGGAAATCCGCAAAGCGGCAGATGTTGTGCGCCGGCGCATCCGCATCCAGCCGGAAGTCGGCATCATCCTCGGATCCGGAAGCGGAGCGGCGGCGGATGCCGTATCCTCCCCCCGGACTGTTCCCTATGATCGGATCCCTTACTGGCCCCTGTCCACCGTCCAGGGACATGCCGGCCGGCTGGTGGCGGGAACGCTGGGGGGAAAGCGCGTCGCCGTGATGCAGGGCCGAGTCCACTTCTTCGAGGGATACCCGGCCGAGTGGACCGCCTTTCCGGTGCGGGTGCTGCGGCGGTTGGGAGCCTCCATTCTGATCGCCGTCAACGCCGCCGGAGGGGTCAACCCGGAGTTCCAACCCGGCGATCTGATGTTGATCACGGACCACCTCAACCTGCTGGGGTTTGGCGGCGCCAACCCTTTGCGCGGCCCGAACGACGAACGGCTGGGCCCGCGGTTTCTGGACATGAGCCGGGCGTACGATCCCGGATTGCAGCAGGCCGCGTGGCGGGCGGCCGCCGAGAACGGATTGTTCCTCCGCCACGGCGTTTACGCCGGCCTGGCCGGGCCGTCCTATGAGACGCCCGCCGAACTGCGGTTTCTGCGGATGATCGGCGCCGACGCGGTCGGCATGTCGACCGTCTCGGAGGTGGTCGCCGCCCGGCACGGGGGCTTGCGCGTTTTGGGAATCTCGGTGATAGGCAACCGCGCGAACCTCGACGGTTCCCATCCGGCCGAACACGAGGAAGTGTTGACGGCAACAAGCCGGGCGGTTCCCCGTCTGATCCGCCTCTTGGAAAGCGTCCTGCGGGTGGCGGATTAA
- a CDS encoding CDP-alcohol phosphatidyltransferase family protein — MQSQNPPAVRPATFTDRMRAQFKGVLDAVGGALGRLGISPNAVTLLGLAGSAAGAVLLALGKIPLGGWVILLSGATDALDGTLARLQGKASRFGAFLDSTADRFSEFFLFAGLGVHFALGADVLGVGLTFAAAIGSVMVSYEKARAEALGFECKVGLLTRMERYMVLCPLLILNLPLAAVGAVAVLGNFTALQRIWHVRGQAGGA, encoded by the coding sequence ATGCAGAGTCAAAATCCGCCGGCCGTCCGCCCGGCGACTTTCACCGATCGGATGCGGGCGCAATTCAAAGGCGTCCTGGACGCCGTCGGAGGAGCACTCGGCCGGCTGGGGATCTCCCCCAACGCCGTCACCCTGCTCGGATTGGCGGGCTCGGCGGCGGGCGCGGTTTTGCTGGCGCTGGGGAAGATTCCGCTGGGCGGGTGGGTGATCCTCCTGAGCGGCGCGACCGACGCGCTCGACGGGACTCTGGCGCGCCTGCAGGGGAAGGCCAGCCGGTTCGGAGCCTTCCTGGATTCGACCGCGGACCGCTTTTCGGAATTTTTCCTGTTCGCGGGGCTGGGGGTGCATTTCGCGCTCGGCGCGGACGTTTTGGGCGTGGGGCTGACGTTCGCGGCGGCGATCGGCTCGGTGATGGTTTCCTACGAAAAAGCCCGCGCCGAAGCCCTGGGGTTCGAATGCAAGGTCGGCTTGCTCACCCGCATGGAGCGCTACATGGTGCTCTGCCCGCTGCTGATCCTGAATCTGCCGCTGGCGGCGGTCGGGGCGGTGGCGGTTCTCGGCAACTTCACCGCGCTGCAGCGGATCTGGCATGTCCGCGGCCAAGCCGGCGGCGCATGA
- a CDS encoding S1 RNA-binding domain-containing protein has translation MKNLYSLTPKQLTSITRNSHPPVQPSAPPPTSSAPARPARPAESRAAYEPASPNTPSESWWSSVLGEEGGGGRPPAGESGASDRRPAASDWAAARELYESDGIADLHVTGVNRGGLLVEGGDIRGFVPLSHLIGVPSLNSDEERQTVMYRKIGQTIRGKIIEFDPEKGRVVFSERAAQAAPGRRAELLSKLQVGERIQGEVTNITNFGVFIDLGGMEGLVHLSEISWGRVHNPADFVSIGQKVDVEVISIDRDQGRVALSLKRLQADPWVTVPERYVPGAWVPCKITHVTNFGAFAALEEGVEGLIHISELADGPFSHPRNIVAEGEEVTARVLSVESQTRRLALSLRKPREDSGSEAAAPAEPDDSAAPAEATDSAAATDIEG, from the coding sequence ATGAAAAACCTGTACTCCCTGACCCCGAAACAACTCACCTCGATCACGCGCAACTCGCACCCTCCCGTCCAGCCCTCCGCGCCGCCGCCGACCTCCTCCGCCCCGGCGCGCCCGGCGCGGCCGGCGGAATCACGGGCGGCCTACGAGCCGGCCTCCCCCAACACCCCCAGCGAATCCTGGTGGTCATCGGTGCTGGGCGAAGAAGGCGGCGGAGGGCGGCCGCCGGCCGGCGAATCCGGCGCCTCGGACCGCCGCCCGGCCGCTTCGGATTGGGCGGCCGCCCGCGAACTCTACGAAAGCGACGGGATCGCCGATCTTCACGTGACCGGCGTCAACCGCGGCGGCCTCCTGGTGGAAGGGGGCGATATCCGCGGCTTCGTCCCGCTCTCGCACCTGATCGGCGTGCCTTCGCTGAACAGCGACGAGGAGCGGCAGACGGTGATGTACCGCAAGATCGGCCAGACCATCCGCGGAAAGATCATCGAGTTCGATCCGGAAAAGGGGCGGGTGGTGTTTTCGGAGCGGGCCGCCCAGGCCGCCCCCGGCCGCCGGGCCGAACTGCTCTCCAAACTGCAAGTCGGCGAACGGATCCAGGGCGAAGTAACCAACATCACCAACTTCGGGGTCTTCATCGATCTGGGGGGGATGGAAGGCTTGGTCCACCTGTCGGAGATTTCCTGGGGGCGCGTGCACAACCCCGCGGATTTCGTCTCGATCGGCCAGAAGGTCGACGTCGAAGTAATCAGCATCGACCGCGACCAGGGCCGGGTCGCACTCAGCCTCAAGCGCCTGCAGGCCGATCCGTGGGTGACCGTTCCCGAACGCTACGTGCCCGGCGCATGGGTGCCCTGCAAGATCACCCACGTGACGAATTTCGGCGCCTTCGCCGCGTTGGAGGAGGGCGTGGAAGGGTTGATCCACATCTCGGAGTTGGCGGACGGGCCGTTCTCGCACCCGCGCAACATCGTCGCCGAAGGCGAGGAAGTGACTGCGCGCGTGCTTTCGGTGGAAAGCCAGACCCGCCGGCTGGCGTTGAGCCTCCGCAAGCCGCGCGAGGATTCCGGCTCGGAGGCGGCGGCCCCGGCCGAACCTGACGATTCCGCGGCCCCGGCGGAAGCAACGGATTCCGCAGCGGCAACGGACATCGAGGGATGA